A window of Methylomonas sp. 11b genomic DNA:
CGTTTTCGTCGGGCATGGCGGCGATCATGGCCGTGGGCATGGCTTTGCTGAAAGCCGGCGACCATGTGGTCTGTTCCCGCAGTGTGTTCGGCAACACAGTTTTGACCTTCCAGAATTATTTCAGCAAGTTTGGTGTCGAGACCGATTTTGTCAGCCTGACCGAGCCGGCGGCCTGGGAAGCGGCGATTAAGCCCAATACGCGGTTTTTGTTTCTGGAAACGCCTTCCAATCCGTTAATTGAAATCGCTGATATTAAGGTATTAGCGGACATTGCCCATCGGCATGGAGTGTTGTTGGTGGTTGATAACGTGTTTTGCACACCGATCTTGCAGCAGCCATTGACCTTGGGCGCGGACTTGGTGGTGCATTCCACGACTAAATACATCGATGGCCAAGGGCGTTGCGTGGGTGGCGCCGTGGTGGCCAACGAAGAGTTGATCGAAAAATACGTGTATCCCTATCTGCGTACCGGCGGTGCGACGATGAGCCCGTTCAACGCCTGGGTATTTCTAGGTGGACTGGAAACGCTGGCGTTACGCATGAAAGCGCATTGCGATAATGCGTTCGAGCTGGCCAAATGGCTGGAGCAACAACCGGCGGTTGCCAAGGTGCATTACCCTGGATTGGAATCGCATGCCCAGCACGAGTTGGCTAAGCGCCAGCAGACGCATTTCGGCGCAGTGGTCAGTTTCGAATTGCAAGGCGGTAAAGATCACGCCTGGCAGCTGATTGATTCGACACGCATGTTGTCGATTACCGCGAATTTGGGCGATGTAAAAACCACGATCACCCATCCCGCAACGACCACGCATGGTCGCTTGACGCCTGAAGCGCGCGCCGAGGCCGGCATCAAAGACAGCTTGGTGAGAATTTCGGTGGGTTTGGAAAATATCGATGACATCAAGGCCGATTTGCTTAACGGACTGACGAATTGCTGATGGTGCAGGTAGGTAAAGCCTGCCGCCGCGCAACGCAAATCAAAAATTAAGCTATCTTTGACCGACGTTATAGAGAGATTGCGATCATGTTTCAGGATAGAAAAGAGTACCGAAAAAACTTTAACGCGGAAGGCCAATTATTTGTTGGCGGCGAAACCTTGCAACTAAATTGCTACGATGTGTCGCTGAAAGGCGCGATGGTCGAAGTCAGTCCTGGTGACCTTCTCACCACTATCCAGGATTTTGAAGCGTTGTTGAATGAAGATCGGCGAGCGGAAATATTTGTCGCGGAATTGATGTTGGCTGGCGAAGTCGATATCGTTTGGGTAAAACGCGAACGCAATCGCATCATGATGGGCATGGAGTTTCGCGATGTCGTGCACAATGCCCACAAGCTCTGGCGCAAGCGGCGCGGTTACCGCAAGCTGGAAGCGTTTAAAGCCGAATTGTTTATCGACAAGGAGCGTTTCAGTGTGGAAGGCGTGAATCGCTCGGTAGAGGGCATGTGCTTGAAGCTAACGGGTAATCATCCCTGCATCAAGATCAACGCTCCGGTTAAGCTGTTGGCTGCCGAACTTGGATTGAGCGCTTTGGGCAAAGTGGTTTGGGTAGAGAGCAACGAATTGGTCACCCGCCTTGGTCTGCAATTGGTGATCGTCAAATAAGACCACAATGGGCTGCTCGCGCCGTTGACTCATGCATTTTGGGCATTTTTAGGCCGGTCATTTATCCAAGACAAATAATACACGGCGCGTTATCGCAATTGGCGTCATTCAATAAAGATGGTGTCCAGGAAGGTATGTCAAAACCAGTGTTGACCGGCTTAAGCGCTTAGTAACGGATCTAACTCGTGGTTCATATCCAGCTCATGCAAGTCATCAAACCCGCCTATATGTCGCTCGCCGATATAGATTTGCGGTACGGTGCGACGCTTGGTTTTTTCCATCATTTGCTGACGTAGTCCAGGTTCGGCATCCACATTGATTTCCGTATAGCCGACGCCTTTGCGATCAAAAAGTTTTTTTGCCATGGTGCAATACGGGCAGAGTTTAGCGGTGTAAATGATAATGTCCGGCATGAGAAAAATTAATAAATGCTAATGAATGCAGGTATTCTAAAGCCACGGCCGGTTTTGCTCAATAGCCATGGCCTTGGCGAGTTGCTCGATTAATAAGCAGGACGCTTCGGGTAAGGTCTCGCCAAACCCCACAATCCCGTCTGCGTGGCCGAGCATGCTGAATAATCCAGTTTGTTGCAGTCTACCTGAGGTAAATAACGCGGCAACGGCATTGGCCATTTCCGGGGTACCGTAGGGCACGTTTGCCGCAGTAAAAGCCAGATTCAGCCGGTCGGTCTGCAACCACAACTCCGGACAGTGCACATGTATCACGGCGTTAATCGCTGGGTGTTGCTGGTAAACGCTGGCATGGGTGAGCGCTTCCGAGGACGGTTGCGATAAGCCACGCGACTTGATGGCATTATGTTCCGGCGATGCGCTTTCGATCAGCGCATAGTGTTGTTTGTCAAGAACCGGCAAATGTCCGGTTTGAGTGCCGGAGATCAAAAACGCCTGACCGCCTGGAACCAGGCGCCGACTGATGTTGCCAAACCCCAGCCCAGCGTATTTTTCGGCTATTTGCCCAATCAGCCGCAAGCGATAAAACAGGCTACGCCAGGCATTGAGTTCGCTGATGTCGATGTCCGCAGCGAACTCGTTATGCTGATGATCAAGGCGATATTTAATAACACCTTCCAGTTCGCTCAATCCGTTTTCCATTCTTATAATGTGTTTTTAAGATTTATTTTGTTATCCAGCCAACGCATGAAACCTAATTTTTTAAGATCCGGCTTTGCCTTTTGTTTGCTGTTTTTGCTGATCAGTTTAAACCTAGCCCACGCCGCAAATCAAAAGCCGGCGATTAAATCGCTATCGCTTGCCGACATACAACAACGTATTCAGACCGTCAAAGACAAGCAAAATCTGCCTGAAGAGCAGAAAAACCGGATTCTGGCCGCTTATCATGAGAGCGAAGACAACCTCAATGAATTGGAGGCCCAGGATAAACAGGCTGAATCGTTCAAGCAGGCATTAAACAGCTTGCCGGTAGAAGTTAAGCAATTGGCAAAACAAATAGCCGAGGCCGAAGCCAATTTGAAAACTCGTAAGCCGGAGAAACTAGCGATTTTTCCGACGGATGAGTTAGAGCAACGGCTGCTTATCGAAAAAACCCGGCTTAGCGATTTGGATGCGGAGATTAGCCGTATCGAAGCCACTTTGGGCGAACTGAGCGGCCGCCCGCAATTGATCAGGGAAAAAGTCTCCGAAATCAAGAGTAAGCAGGCCTCCAGTCAGCGTGAACAGCAAGTGTTGGCGTCTGAAGCCGGCGATAATCTATATCAAAAAGAAGCCAGGCAAGTGCAGCTGGATAGCCGGATTCGCCTGTTAAACAGCACGCTGAAAACGCTGGAGCTGGAAAATCTTAGCAATCCTTTGCAATTGCAAACCAATAAAGATCGTGTCCATCTGTTGACCTTGCAACGCGAGCAGCAGAGCTTGGTGATTGCCGACCTCGATAATTTCCTACTTGAGCGGCGTCAGCAGGAAACTGACAAAGAACAAGCAGCGTTATTGCAGGCGGAAAAAGAAGCGGAGGGCAAGCATCCGTTAATTCGCGCTGCCACGAAAGAGAACATGCAGTTCAACCGCAGTTTGCAGGAAATAAACAAAAATATGGAGCTGTACTCGCTCCAGAAAAACGAAATCGACGTCCGCTACAAACAACTGGAAAAGGACTTTCAAAGCGCCGAGCAAAAAATCAGCCTGGCGGGTTTAAGTCCGGCCTTGGGTAATTTACTGCGCGAACAGCGCCGTAATTTGCCGCAACGCAAACAATACAGCACCTTGAGCGACGAGATTCAAAATCAGATTGCGCTGGCGAGTTTGGAAATGTTCAAGCTGGATGAAGCCAAAAAGGGCCTGGTCGATATTAATCAACTGTTGTTGACGCGTATTGCCCAGTTGCCGGAGAACACACCGGACTCGGAAAAGCTGAGGGTGCGTACCGAATTGCGGATGTTGCTGAACGATCAGAAAGATCTGGTGGCAAGACTGGCTAACGGTTACAACGAATACGGCCGAGTGCTGGGCGATGTCGATTTTAGTTTGCAGCAAATGCTGGGTATAGCCGACAAATTTAGCGCGTATTTGGATCAACGCTTGCTCTGGGTGCCAAGTGCCCCGGTTATCGACAAATATTTCCTGCAAGATATTTTCTCCTCCTTGCTGTGGTTTATGAGTCCCGGGAACTGGTTGGGGGTGGTGAGCGGTTTTTGGGACGGTATTAGTCATTTCCCGCTGTTGGTACTCGGTGGTTTGAGTGTCGTAATATTCCACTGGCGCTTTCGTGCCGGCGTCAAACAGCGCTTGACGGAGCTGTTAGGAAAAAAAGCCGTCAATCAAGAATTTGCGGAAATTTTATCCAGCTTGCTATATCTGTTATTGCTCTCCTTATCGGGTCCATTGCTTATGGCCTGGATGGCTGGTGTGTTGATATTGAACGTTCGGGCCAATCTGTTTAGCCATGCTTTTGCCGAAGGCCTGACCGCCACCGCTGTGTCCTTGTGCATAGTGCAATTCGTGTTTCGTTTGTTTAAACCCGGCGGTGTCGCCGACAACTTGTTGCAGTGGCCGCAACATGCGGTCCAGTTACTTTACGCGCAAATGAAATGGGCGCGATTCGTGCTGGTACCTTGCGTGTTTATCACCGCGATGACCGGTAGCGATTTGTTTTCGGAACACAGTCATGCGCTGGGTAGAACGGCAATGATTGTGATGATGTTGATGATGAGCTACGTGTTGCATCGCCTCACGCAACCCATAACCGGCTTAGGCAAAAACTTCTATCAACAATCCGATGGCTGGCTCAGCAGTTTGCGTTACCTCTGGTACGGTATCGCCGTCTTGACGCCGCTGGTCATCATCGGCTTTGCGGTGGCGGGCTACTACCAAAGCGCATTGGAGTTGCAGGAAAAGTTGCTACTAACGCTACGCTTGATTTTTATCACCGTATTGTTCCAGGGCTTGGTATTGCGTTGGTTGCGCAACACGGAACGGCAATTGGCCTTAAAAAATGCGCGACAAAAACGTAAACAGGTCGAACAAGCTGCCGTGAGTAGCGCCAACTTG
This region includes:
- a CDS encoding mechanosensitive ion channel domain-containing protein, yielding MKPNFLRSGFAFCLLFLLISLNLAHAANQKPAIKSLSLADIQQRIQTVKDKQNLPEEQKNRILAAYHESEDNLNELEAQDKQAESFKQALNSLPVEVKQLAKQIAEAEANLKTRKPEKLAIFPTDELEQRLLIEKTRLSDLDAEISRIEATLGELSGRPQLIREKVSEIKSKQASSQREQQVLASEAGDNLYQKEARQVQLDSRIRLLNSTLKTLELENLSNPLQLQTNKDRVHLLTLQREQQSLVIADLDNFLLERRQQETDKEQAALLQAEKEAEGKHPLIRAATKENMQFNRSLQEINKNMELYSLQKNEIDVRYKQLEKDFQSAEQKISLAGLSPALGNLLREQRRNLPQRKQYSTLSDEIQNQIALASLEMFKLDEAKKGLVDINQLLLTRIAQLPENTPDSEKLRVRTELRMLLNDQKDLVARLANGYNEYGRVLGDVDFSLQQMLGIADKFSAYLDQRLLWVPSAPVIDKYFLQDIFSSLLWFMSPGNWLGVVSGFWDGISHFPLLVLGGLSVVIFHWRFRAGVKQRLTELLGKKAVNQEFAEILSSLLYLLLLSLSGPLLMAWMAGVLILNVRANLFSHAFAEGLTATAVSLCIVQFVFRLFKPGGVADNLLQWPQHAVQLLYAQMKWARFVLVPCVFITAMTGSDLFSEHSHALGRTAMIVMMLMMSYVLHRLTQPITGLGKNFYQQSDGWLSSLRYLWYGIAVLTPLVIIGFAVAGYYQSALELQEKLLLTLRLIFITVLFQGLVLRWLRNTERQLALKNARQKRKQVEQAAVSSANLEGGYPVEEQLLDISKINQQSHKLLTTVVMVIMLMGFWMIWSDILPALTVFDQVVLWQHSEMVEGKETLQPITLINLLICLVYSGLAFVFASNFPALVDLVTAGKFAMTAGSRYALIQLVRYSLITIAFLAVAKELGGSWSQVQWLVAALSVGLGFGLQEIFANMVSGIILLFERPIRVGDTVTVGDVTGRVSRIQMRATHIVDWDRKELVVPNKTFITDRLINWTLSDTVTRVVVPVSVAYGTSVAMVEEILADAVKSVEQVLSDPEPLVIFVGFGDSALQFKINVFVRELSDRTVVTHRLHTKIYEALLAHHIEIPFPQRDVHIRSVAKGILNE
- a CDS encoding O-succinylhomoserine sulfhydrylase, giving the protein MSEFDWQDYAPETLAIRTGHKRTHEDEHSIPIFATSSYVFKSAEEAALRFTGKQPGNIYSRFTNPTVSAFQERLAYLEKGERCLAFSSGMAAIMAVGMALLKAGDHVVCSRSVFGNTVLTFQNYFSKFGVETDFVSLTEPAAWEAAIKPNTRFLFLETPSNPLIEIADIKVLADIAHRHGVLLVVDNVFCTPILQQPLTLGADLVVHSTTKYIDGQGRCVGGAVVANEELIEKYVYPYLRTGGATMSPFNAWVFLGGLETLALRMKAHCDNAFELAKWLEQQPAVAKVHYPGLESHAQHELAKRQQTHFGAVVSFELQGGKDHAWQLIDSTRMLSITANLGDVKTTITHPATTTHGRLTPEARAEAGIKDSLVRISVGLENIDDIKADLLNGLTNC
- a CDS encoding PilZ domain-containing protein; this encodes MFQDRKEYRKNFNAEGQLFVGGETLQLNCYDVSLKGAMVEVSPGDLLTTIQDFEALLNEDRRAEIFVAELMLAGEVDIVWVKRERNRIMMGMEFRDVVHNAHKLWRKRRGYRKLEAFKAELFIDKERFSVEGVNRSVEGMCLKLTGNHPCIKINAPVKLLAAELGLSALGKVVWVESNELVTRLGLQLVIVK
- the grxC gene encoding glutaredoxin 3 — encoded protein: MPDIIIYTAKLCPYCTMAKKLFDRKGVGYTEINVDAEPGLRQQMMEKTKRRTVPQIYIGERHIGGFDDLHELDMNHELDPLLSA
- a CDS encoding class II aldolase/adducin family protein, which translates into the protein MENGLSELEGVIKYRLDHQHNEFAADIDISELNAWRSLFYRLRLIGQIAEKYAGLGFGNISRRLVPGGQAFLISGTQTGHLPVLDKQHYALIESASPEHNAIKSRGLSQPSSEALTHASVYQQHPAINAVIHVHCPELWLQTDRLNLAFTAANVPYGTPEMANAVAALFTSGRLQQTGLFSMLGHADGIVGFGETLPEASCLLIEQLAKAMAIEQNRPWL